From a single Populus trichocarpa isolate Nisqually-1 chromosome 17, P.trichocarpa_v4.1, whole genome shotgun sequence genomic region:
- the LOC18107324 gene encoding putative receptor-like protein kinase At5g39000, which produces MHRFSYSNLFHKRNSIMSIFIALYLLPPLHLFLYVTATTDYLLPYSPTDLILLNCGASSNLSSPDGRSWDGDSQSKFAASNPPETSSVFAASNQDPSVNQVPYMTARIFHSKFTYTFPVLPGPKFVRLYFYPASYSNLDISTSYFSLSANDYELLNNFSASLTVSAIIPPVDSFTKEFIITVWDNQKLELTFIPSPASFAFINGIEIVSMPDSFYARGNDNPLTYVGTDLFFYLDNTTVLETVYRLNVGGKDIGSTGDTGMYRTWHQDSEYLPGGQTGNTPYLPGVKIKYTTKTPNYSAPVMVYSTMRSMGPEPHLNLNYNLTWIFPVDAGFHYLLRLHFCETRMEIKNENQQVFLIFINNQTAEHDADVIHMSGGNGIPVYKDYIVQVPQGSQSKQDLWLELHPNMELKPTCADAILNGLEIFKLNRTDGNLAGFNPEPTVAPPPAEQHPSLKERRTGKRSSILTVIGIVGGSIGAVFACSLILYFFAFKQKRVKDPSKSEEKSSWTLISQTSRSTTTISPSLPTDLCRRFTFFEINEATGNFDDQNIIGSGGFGTVYKGYIEYGFIAVAIKRLDSSSKQGTREFQTEIEMLSNLRHLHLVSLIGYCDDHGEMILVYDYMSRGTLREHLYKTKSSPLPWKQRLEICIGAAKGLHYLHSGAKHTIIHRDVKSTNILLDENWVAKVSDFGLSRLGPTSTSQTHVSTVVRGSIGYVDPQYYRRQHLTEKSDVYSFGVVLFEVLCARPPVIPSSPKDQASLADWARKCYHRGTLDQIVDPHLKGEVAPVSLNKFAEIANSCLHVQGIERPKMGDVVWGLEFALQLQQSAEKNGNSVDGINMENKSSLSPHRDVMTTDDDDMFSGAESHSRSTVSTHESITQSDPDQRARGVFSEIIDPKAR; this is translated from the coding sequence TCCACAAAAGAAATAGCATAATGTCCATCTTCATCGCTCTCTACCTTCTCCCTCCCCTCCATCTCTTCCTCTACGTTACTGCTACTACAGATTACTTGCTGCCATACAGCCCCACTGATCTAATACTCCTTAACTGTGGTGCATCCTCTAATTTGTCATCTCCAGATGGTCGCAGTTGGGATGGTGATTCCCAGTCTAAGTTTGCTGCCTCTAACCCCCCAGAAACCTCATCTGTGTTTGCAGCCTCCAATCAAGACCCCTCTGTCAACCAAGTCCCATACATGACAGCCCGTATTTTTCACTCTAAATTCACTTACACATTTCCAGTCTTGCCTGGCCCAAAATTTGTGCGTCTCTACTTTTATCCAGCTTCTTACTCAAATCTTGATATATCCACATCCTATTTCTCGCTTAGTGCCAATGACTACGAGCTACTAAACAACTTTAGTGCCTCTCTTACAGTTTCTGCTATAATACCTCCAGTGGACTCCTTCACCAAAGAGTTCATCATCACCGTGTGGGACAACCAGAAGCTTGAATTAACCTTCATTCCGTCTCCAGCATCTTTTGCCTTCATTAATGGTATCGAAATCGTTTCCATGCCAGACAGCTTCTATGCTCGTGGCAATGATAATCCACTGACCTATGTGGGCACCGATCTCTTCTTCTATCTGGATAACACAACTGTGCTTGAGACAGTTTATCGACTGAATGTTGGGGGGAAAGATATCGGCAGCACAGGAGATACTGGCATGTACAGGACATGGCATCAAGATTCAGAGTATCTCCCTGGTGGACAAACTGGAAACACTCCATATCTCCCAGGCGTTAAGATAAAGTACACAACCAAAACGCCAAATTACTCCGCACCTGTTATGGTATATAGTACTATGCGTTCAATGGGTCCTGAACCACATCTTAACCTGAATTACAATCTCACCTGGATCTTCCCAGTTGATGCTGGTTTCCATTATCTCCTTAGGCTCCACTTTTGTGAGACTCGGATGGAgatcaaaaatgaaaatcaacaggtatttttaatattcatcaacaaTCAAACAGCAGAGCATGATGCAGATGTGATCCATATGAGCGGTGGCAACGGCATTCCAGTTTACAAAGACTACATCGTGCAGGTCCCTCAAGGGAGCCAGAGCAAGCAGGACTTGTGGCTCGAACTACACCCTAACATGGAACTGAAACCTACTTGTGCTGATGCAATCTTGAATGGCTTGGAAATATTCAAGCTGAATAGAACAGATGGAAATCTAGCAGGATTCAACCCTGAGCCAACAGTGGCTCCTCCACCAGCAGAACAACATCCAAGTCTAAAAGAGAGAAGAACGGGCAAAAGATCATCAATACTTACGGTTATAGGCATCGTTGGAGGTTCCATAGGTGCAGTATTTGCTTGCTCtcttattctttatttctttgcttTCAAGCAGAAGCGAGTCAAGGACCCTAGCAAGAGTGAGGAAAAATCCTCCTGGACTCTAATATCACAAACATCTAGGTCCACGACTACAATCTCTCCATCACTACCTACTGATCTTTGCCGACGGTTTACTTTTTTCGAAATCAACGAAGCAACAGGAAACTTTgatgatcaaaatattattggttcAGGGGGGTTTGGTACTGTGTATAAAGGATACATTGAATACGGTTTCATCGCAGTAGCCATCAAACGACTAGATTCATCATCAAAGCAAGGGACACGTGAGTTCCAGACAGAGATTGAGATGTTATCCAATCTTCGCCACCTCCATCTAGTGTCACTGATTGGATACTGTGATGATCATGGCGAGATGATCCTTGTATACGATTACATGTCAAGAGGCACTCTTAGAGAACATCTATACAAAACAAAGAGCTCTCCTCTTCCATGGAAGCAAAGGCTAGAAATATGCATTGGTGCTGCAAAAGGGTTGCATTATCTTCATTCAGGAGCAAAGCACACAATCATTCACCGTGATGTGAAGTCAACAAACATATTGTTAGATGAGAATTGGGTGGCTAAGGTTTCAGATTTTGGGCTGTCCAGATTGGGTCCCACTAGTACATCCCAAACCCATGTTAGCACTGTAGTTAGAGGTAGCATTGGATATGTGGATCCACAGTACTACCGTAGGCAACACCTAACAGAGAAATCTGATGTTTATTCATTCGGTGTGGTTTTGTTTGAGGTGCTATGTGCAAGGCCACCAGTAATTCCAAGTTCACCGAAAGATCAAGCAAGCTTAGCTGACTGGGCAAGAAAGTGTTACCATAGAGGAACCCTTGATCAGATCGTGGATCCACATTTAAAGGGCGAGGTTGCCCCTGTCTCTTTAAATAAGTTTGCAGAGATTGCTAACAGTTGCTTACATGTTCAAGGAATTGAACGCCCAAAAATGGGTGATGTCGTTTGGggccttgaatttgcattgcaGCTTCAACAAAGTGCTGAGAAAAATGGCAACAGTGTAGATGGGATCAATATGGAAAATAAAAGCTCATTATCACCACATCGAGATGTCATGACCACTGATGACGATGACATGTTTAGTGGAGCCGAGTCACATTCAAGGAGCACAGTTAGCACTCATGAAAGTATCACTCAAAGTGATCCAGATCAAAGAGCAAGGGGTGTGTTTTCTGAAATAATTGACCCAAAGGCAAGATGA